The following proteins come from a genomic window of Candidatus Francisella endociliophora:
- the cysS gene encoding cysteine--tRNA ligase: MIFYNSLSGKKEEFKPIELNKIKMYVCGITVYDDCHIGHARTNIAFDVINRYFKYRGFDVTFVRNITDIDDKIIKRANENGESTDQLVERTIKSMHDAFDSLNILRPTQEPRATQTIPEMIAMIKALVDKGFAYQGANGDVFYRVTKFDDYGKLSKQNLEALEQGSRVDIVDEKENPMDFVLWKMAKEGEPAWDSPWGAGRPGWHIECSAMSKKLLGDTFDIHAGGSDLRFPHHENEIAQSEACNECTFANYWLHSGMVKVDSEKMSKSLNNFFTINEVLEEYHPEVVRYFLASTVYRSEINYSKENLNNAKASVERLFNALRDVEPMEVNLPDDADEYEVRFVKAMDNDFNTPEALAVLFSLAKEINTLKTTNKYKASGYAYLLRKLCDVLGILFTDVEEYFKQGDKSNSVDADEIEKLITERAQAKKDKNYARADEIRNELQAQGIILEDSATGTTWKKG; the protein is encoded by the coding sequence ATGATTTTTTATAATTCTTTATCTGGAAAAAAAGAAGAATTTAAACCGATAGAGCTTAATAAAATTAAAATGTATGTTTGCGGTATCACTGTATATGATGATTGTCATATTGGGCATGCTCGTACGAATATAGCCTTTGATGTTATTAATAGATATTTTAAGTATCGTGGGTTTGATGTGACATTTGTAAGAAATATCACAGATATCGATGACAAGATTATCAAAAGAGCTAATGAAAATGGTGAGTCTACAGATCAGTTAGTTGAAAGAACAATCAAGTCTATGCATGATGCTTTTGATAGTCTTAATATTTTACGCCCTACTCAAGAGCCAAGAGCTACACAAACAATTCCTGAAATGATAGCAATGATTAAAGCACTTGTTGATAAAGGTTTTGCATATCAAGGGGCTAATGGCGATGTTTTTTATCGTGTAACTAAATTTGATGATTATGGTAAGTTAAGTAAACAAAATCTTGAAGCATTAGAGCAGGGCTCAAGAGTTGATATAGTTGATGAAAAAGAAAATCCAATGGATTTTGTACTTTGGAAAATGGCAAAAGAAGGTGAACCTGCTTGGGATTCTCCATGGGGAGCTGGTCGCCCAGGTTGGCATATTGAGTGCTCTGCAATGTCAAAGAAACTACTTGGTGATACTTTTGATATTCATGCTGGCGGCTCTGATCTTAGATTCCCTCATCATGAAAATGAAATAGCACAATCAGAAGCCTGTAATGAGTGTACTTTTGCTAACTATTGGTTACATTCTGGTATGGTAAAAGTTGATTCTGAAAAGATGTCTAAATCTTTAAATAACTTCTTTACGATCAACGAGGTTTTAGAAGAATATCATCCTGAAGTTGTCAGATATTTCCTAGCTTCAACTGTGTATAGAAGTGAGATTAATTATTCAAAAGAAAACTTAAATAATGCAAAGGCTTCTGTTGAGAGATTATTTAATGCTCTTAGAGATGTTGAGCCAATGGAAGTAAATTTGCCTGATGATGCGGATGAGTATGAAGTTAGGTTTGTTAAAGCGATGGATAATGACTTCAATACTCCAGAAGCTTTAGCAGTACTATTTAGTTTAGCAAAAGAGATCAATACTTTAAAAACTACAAATAAATATAAAGCTAGTGGTTATGCTTATTTATTGCGTAAGCTTTGTGATGTGTTGGGTATTTTGTTCACAGATGTAGAAGAGTACTTTAAGCAAGGTGATAAAAGTAATAGTGTTGATGCGGATGAAATCGAAAAATTAATCACAGAAAGAGCACAAGCTAAAAAAGATAAGAATTATGCTAGAGCTGATGAGATTAGAAATGAGCTTCAAGCACAAGGGATAATATTAGAAGATAGTGCAACTGGCACTACATGGAAGAAAGGTTAA
- a CDS encoding DUF3281 family protein, with product MLLFLSLNSCIKTEDEIRVELLKQCINNLCSFQLVESRVRVSTDILGKEHIQTLSQKPLSGLLSSVEWSFPGDSNQTTSSALTAVGLPACQTDSCSDIDNPTGRDFGTSWGSQDISVTGTATLSNGKVVNINESSSFYVFPTQITYDMPTGSTITATEAASLFANASAAVKDNIAEVIGNGGTDGTLTFICKEGYFMDPNAIGLANGAQPQSRFSWPDIETEAPTPAFNGTYWEQIGYIEAANNAELDLPSGRDYGTALDCGIPK from the coding sequence ATGTTATTATTTCTATCTTTAAACAGTTGCATCAAGACAGAAGATGAAATTCGGGTAGAGCTGCTTAAGCAATGCATTAATAATCTTTGTAGTTTTCAACTTGTTGAGTCGAGAGTTAGAGTATCGACAGATATTCTTGGTAAAGAACATATTCAGACATTAAGCCAAAAGCCTTTAAGTGGATTATTGTCGAGTGTTGAATGGTCTTTTCCAGGAGATAGTAATCAAACAACCTCGAGTGCCTTGACAGCAGTTGGTTTACCTGCATGCCAAACAGATAGTTGTAGTGATATAGATAACCCCACAGGTAGGGATTTTGGTACCTCTTGGGGATCTCAAGATATTAGTGTTACAGGAACAGCTACTCTATCAAATGGTAAAGTTGTTAACATCAATGAATCCTCTAGTTTTTATGTATTTCCTACACAAATTACCTACGATATGCCAACTGGGTCAACTATAACAGCGACAGAAGCAGCATCATTGTTTGCTAATGCTAGTGCAGCTGTTAAAGACAATATTGCAGAGGTGATAGGTAATGGTGGTACAGATGGAACTTTAACATTTATTTGTAAAGAAGGATATTTTATGGATCCTAATGCAATTGGTTTGGCAAATGGTGCGCAGCCACAAAGTAGATTTAGCTGGCCGGATATAGAAACAGAAGCTCCGACCCCTGCTTTTAATGGGACTTATTGGGAGCAAATAGGATATATAGAAGCAGCAAATAATGCAGAGTTAGATTTACCTAGTGGTAGAGACTATGGGACTGCTTTGGATTGTGGGATACCAAAATAA
- the rlmH gene encoding 23S rRNA (pseudouridine(1915)-N(3))-methyltransferase RlmH translates to MKIKIISLGEKPPKWVSEGYNEYKKRLSKSIPLELIELPIAKRAKTGNPKLWMEQEAKTILNKLNDSDHLVILDVSSKIISTEELADKMQNWKFNNPNVVILIGGPDGIDQSIKNIAKEKISISKMTFPHPIVRIIIAEQLYRAYTILEGHPYHK, encoded by the coding sequence ATGAAAATAAAAATAATATCACTAGGCGAAAAGCCACCCAAATGGGTTAGTGAAGGCTATAATGAATATAAAAAACGCCTTAGCAAATCAATACCTCTAGAACTAATAGAGCTACCTATTGCTAAACGGGCTAAAACAGGCAATCCCAAACTTTGGATGGAACAAGAAGCCAAAACTATTCTTAATAAACTAAATGATTCTGATCATTTAGTAATACTAGATGTTAGCTCTAAAATTATATCTACAGAGGAATTAGCTGACAAAATGCAAAATTGGAAATTTAATAACCCTAATGTTGTTATTTTGATTGGTGGACCAGATGGCATTGATCAGAGTATTAAAAATATTGCTAAAGAAAAAATCTCTATATCAAAAATGACTTTTCCTCACCCTATTGTCCGAATCATTATAGCTGAACAACTATATAGAGCTTATACAATACTTGAAGGCCACCCCTATCACAAATAA
- a CDS encoding phage tail protein: protein MSKKLLVKVLLGTLFVGGNIGLAFSEESDRTEADIDRWQSMFISTPEDGYRYTVGDLKAKGDAWESNDEAFNILIPDSKELNTFVNNTDNNIYYLSKLVEGTPGSAAAKTGGLVKQVSDISDEVSGYDERIKTTEKEASDAKSSANTASTSATAAATSASEAKEKAEAAAGAVASKVDVAGVNSIINTQVSSGGSIYTAIGDAAKEGGAIATDISSQIEAKEGPIYDSIVSGSSIAIDDSLKEGGSIYDSVTSSDGAIAKAIEAQVSSGTGAIAESIKNSITKATAKDGAISEAIKTQVTSGTGDISAAINTAADNQITSALASSGSIITAINENIGKAAEPNGAIAKDIEDQVTKKEGPVYNSIVSGSSIAVNDAIAPSGSIITALADSGSTLNQNLANRYTLKSDFEELNTTVTDSDNGLPSKAPLSALKDYTKTSDLNTYLANSGSSVINTQIQNSVKQDGDIYKAILSENGVIAEAMQNQIVSGSGVFAEAISSGSSVAITNALSSSGGSIYESIVDKDGDLSRAIVENITTADSNISSVVNDLINTNIQTGTGSGIVTEAANVAINKAITEQSGVIRNAISSGSSIAVTDALAPSGSIISALTNSGSTLNQNLANRYTLKTDFEVLDNTVMDSGSGLVTKVDESDVEQLITEAISAPSELDQAGDSNIQGLIYKAVADAQGDLAKAIQTNIEDSQSGAVAKAVDTKIQNATQNDGGIIKTELDTKAPKADFETLQTKINDGSTGLDSKVATATLQENYTPTVGLGAVVTETMSSGSGLAIVTSEAEKVSEKAVTDAIAGDGTITEAIKTDGTEIANAVDNRVVTSAVPVGTIVMWGRGTIPDGWLPIDGRQIDADVYPKLRSMYGANLPDFRGYFPRALGTNSNGVSSGPLLQKTNFTTALPTTKAFSFSKGVGRVQAGYDNDVAYAYDGAGKFSPVMKTSYINQGGDSETAPRSMAVHFIIKAG, encoded by the coding sequence ATGAGTAAGAAGTTATTGGTAAAAGTATTGTTAGGAACGCTATTCGTGGGTGGTAATATAGGTCTAGCTTTTTCGGAAGAGAGTGATAGGACCGAGGCAGATATAGACCGCTGGCAGTCGATGTTTATATCCACCCCAGAAGATGGTTATAGATATACAGTAGGTGATCTTAAAGCAAAAGGAGATGCTTGGGAGAGCAATGATGAGGCTTTCAATATTCTTATTCCTGATTCTAAGGAATTAAATACTTTCGTAAATAATACAGATAACAATATATATTATTTAAGTAAGCTAGTAGAAGGAACTCCGGGAAGTGCTGCGGCAAAGACTGGCGGATTAGTTAAGCAAGTATCAGATATCAGTGATGAAGTTAGTGGTTATGATGAACGTATTAAGACGACAGAGAAAGAGGCTTCAGATGCTAAGAGTTCTGCAAATACAGCGTCGACAAGTGCCACAGCAGCAGCTACATCAGCAAGTGAGGCTAAAGAAAAAGCTGAAGCAGCAGCAGGTGCTGTTGCAAGTAAAGTAGATGTAGCGGGAGTTAATAGCATAATAAACACTCAGGTATCATCAGGTGGGAGTATTTATACAGCGATAGGTGATGCAGCTAAAGAAGGTGGAGCTATAGCAACGGATATTTCATCACAGATTGAAGCAAAAGAAGGTCCTATATATGACTCAATAGTATCAGGGTCGAGTATAGCAATAGATGATTCATTAAAAGAAGGTGGTAGTATATATGACTCAGTTACTTCTAGTGATGGAGCGATAGCTAAAGCAATTGAAGCACAGGTGAGTAGTGGAACAGGTGCTATAGCTGAGTCGATAAAAAATAGTATCACTAAGGCGACAGCTAAAGATGGGGCTATATCAGAAGCAATTAAGACTCAAGTTACGAGCGGAACAGGTGATATTTCAGCAGCTATAAATACAGCTGCTGATAATCAAATAACAAGTGCACTGGCTTCATCAGGAAGCATTATAACTGCGATAAATGAAAACATTGGTAAGGCAGCTGAACCAAATGGAGCGATAGCTAAGGATATAGAGGATCAGGTGACGAAGAAAGAAGGTCCTGTATATAATTCGATAGTATCTGGTTCTAGCATAGCTGTAAATGATGCGATAGCACCAAGTGGTAGTATAATTACAGCATTAGCTGACTCAGGTAGTACACTAAATCAAAATTTAGCGAATCGTTACACACTTAAATCTGACTTCGAAGAGTTAAATACAACAGTTACAGATTCTGATAATGGTTTACCGAGCAAGGCGCCATTAAGTGCATTAAAAGATTATACAAAGACAAGTGACTTAAATACTTATTTAGCAAATAGTGGTTCAAGTGTTATAAATACACAAATCCAAAATTCAGTTAAGCAAGATGGAGATATATATAAAGCTATATTGTCTGAGAATGGAGTGATAGCGGAAGCAATGCAGAATCAGATAGTATCTGGAAGTGGGGTATTTGCAGAGGCTATATCAAGTGGAAGTAGTGTAGCAATTACAAATGCATTATCTTCATCAGGTGGAAGCATCTATGAGTCGATAGTAGATAAAGATGGAGATTTATCTCGAGCTATAGTTGAGAATATAACTACGGCAGATAGTAATATCTCAAGTGTTGTTAATGACTTGATAAATACAAATATTCAAACAGGAACAGGTTCTGGTATAGTTACAGAGGCTGCGAATGTAGCAATTAATAAAGCTATTACAGAGCAGAGTGGAGTGATTAGGAATGCTATATCATCAGGATCTAGTATTGCAGTTACAGATGCATTAGCACCAAGTGGTAGTATAATTTCAGCGTTGACTAATTCAGGAAGTACATTAAACCAGAATTTAGCGAATCGTTATACACTTAAGACTGATTTTGAGGTTCTTGATAATACAGTTATGGACTCAGGAAGTGGTTTAGTTACTAAAGTTGATGAATCTGATGTTGAGCAGTTAATAACAGAGGCAATATCAGCACCGAGCGAATTAGATCAAGCTGGAGATAGTAATATACAAGGTTTAATATACAAGGCTGTAGCAGATGCCCAAGGTGATTTGGCAAAAGCTATACAGACAAATATTGAGGACTCTCAGTCAGGGGCTGTGGCTAAAGCAGTAGACACCAAGATACAAAATGCAACACAAAATGATGGTGGTATTATTAAGACTGAACTTGATACAAAAGCACCTAAAGCCGACTTTGAAACTCTACAGACTAAAATTAATGATGGAAGTACTGGTTTAGATAGCAAAGTAGCAACGGCAACACTTCAAGAAAACTATACACCTACAGTAGGCTTAGGCGCAGTTGTAACAGAGACTATGAGCTCAGGCAGTGGTTTAGCTATAGTTACAAGTGAGGCTGAGAAGGTTTCAGAAAAAGCTGTAACAGATGCTATAGCAGGGGATGGAACTATAACAGAAGCTATCAAAACAGATGGTACTGAAATAGCAAATGCTGTAGATAATAGGGTAGTAACTTCAGCAGTACCCGTTGGGACGATTGTAATGTGGGGTAGAGGCACTATACCAGATGGATGGTTACCTATCGATGGTAGGCAGATTGATGCAGATGTATATCCAAAGTTAAGATCTATGTACGGGGCAAATTTACCAGATTTTAGAGGCTACTTTCCACGAGCTTTAGGGACTAATAGTAATGGAGTTTCTTCAGGACCTCTTTTGCAAAAGACAAATTTTACTACAGCATTACCAACTACAAAAGCATTTTCATTCTCTAAAGGTGTTGGTAGAGTTCAGGCTGGGTATGATAATGATGTGGCATATGCTTATGATGGCGCAGGAAAATTTAGTCCTGTTATGAAAACATCATATATTAATCAAGGTGGAGACTCAGAAACTGCACCTAGAAGTATGGCAGTACATTTCATAATAAAAGCAGGGTAA
- the prmB gene encoding 50S ribosomal protein L3 N(5)-glutamine methyltransferase encodes MYSQEKQQDIIDNLHTIRDYIRWTISEMNVNQVYFGHGSDSIWDESVHLVLSAINVSHDIDSNMVASRLLTEEKKRIINYVYQRSCERKPLPYILKKAWFAGMEFDIDERVIIPRSPIAELIRNDFSPWVNDIDDVKNMLDLCTGSGCIGIACSEVFEDANITLVDISDDALAIANHNIKKHQVGDRVKAIKSDLFNNLKGQKFDVIVSNPPYVDKEDLDSMPKEYHYEPKLALEAGSDGLDLAKRIILEADQYMTEKGVLIVEVGNSQYALMEMCPDVPFTWLSFAEGGDGVFLLTYDELVKYKDLFKQYFQK; translated from the coding sequence ATGTATTCTCAAGAAAAACAGCAAGACATAATAGATAATTTACATACAATCAGGGACTATATTCGTTGGACAATATCAGAAATGAATGTTAATCAAGTATATTTTGGTCATGGTTCAGATTCTATATGGGATGAATCTGTACACCTTGTACTTAGTGCGATTAATGTATCTCATGATATTGATAGCAATATGGTAGCTTCTCGACTTTTAACAGAAGAGAAAAAGCGAATAATAAATTATGTTTATCAAAGATCATGTGAGCGTAAACCACTACCATACATTCTTAAAAAAGCTTGGTTTGCTGGTATGGAGTTTGATATTGATGAAAGAGTTATTATTCCTCGTTCACCAATAGCAGAGCTTATTCGTAATGATTTTTCACCATGGGTTAATGATATTGATGATGTTAAAAATATGTTAGACCTTTGTACAGGTAGTGGTTGTATCGGTATTGCTTGTAGTGAAGTTTTTGAAGATGCTAATATAACACTAGTTGATATATCAGATGATGCGCTAGCTATAGCAAATCATAATATTAAGAAGCATCAGGTTGGAGATAGAGTTAAAGCTATCAAATCTGACTTATTTAACAATCTAAAAGGACAAAAGTTTGATGTTATAGTTTCCAACCCACCTTATGTTGATAAAGAAGATCTAGATAGCATGCCTAAAGAATACCATTATGAACCTAAGCTTGCATTAGAGGCTGGGAGTGATGGGTTAGACCTTGCTAAAAGAATTATCTTGGAAGCAGATCAATATATGACAGAAAAGGGTGTACTAATCGTTGAAGTTGGTAATAGTCAATATGCACTTATGGAAATGTGTCCAGATGTTCCATTTACATGGTTAAGCTTTGCCGAAGGTGGTGATGGTGTGTTTTTACTGACATATGATGAATTAGTAAAATATAAGGATCTGTTTAAGCAGTATTTTCAAAAGTAA
- a CDS encoding glycoside hydrolase family 19 protein, with the protein MNNKIKTLSALTLSLMGSLAFADCKLDDVKKGWTGQITFSCNKDTDLVDNPITFKLSDGVEIGSIWGIGNATMTQSNGGTISITSKQWGGDSTIVKAGNSASFSFSPSAPIFSVESFSIGNGGGSDEPVDPVDPVDPVDPPSGDYESYVAGTQYQSGDIVYADGKLFKCKAGVADWCSGPQWAYAPNTGLYWDMAWDLYDPSNPDEPVDPTDPDDPTPSEDKFVTTQAKLDAQEAELTSGPVLSKVKESIKTRDNSVVEAVTAGNPNNPENVKRVEGIVSAEDWDYMFPKRSPEYTYDNFLKAVAKFPAFCGTYTDGRDSDDICRKSLATMFAHFTQETGGHTAHWDVPEWRQALVHVREMGWDEDMRGGYNGECNPDVWQGQTWPCGKFENGDFKSYFGRGAKQLSYNYNYGPFSQAMFGDVRVLLDNPEMVADTWLNLASAVFFFVYPQPPKPSMLHVIDGTWQPNDSDKANNLTPGFGVTTQIINGGVECGGSVEVAQSVNRIDYYGNFMNYLGLNIPDTEVLGCKGMKQFDENGAGATQIYWEQNFDHYADNPGGKSFSCKLVGYQTPYSAFTEGDYTKCVKHHFPDIVIKE; encoded by the coding sequence ATGAATAACAAAATAAAAACTTTATCTGCTTTAACATTATCTCTAATGGGATCTCTAGCATTTGCTGATTGTAAATTAGATGATGTTAAAAAAGGTTGGACTGGTCAAATTACTTTTAGCTGTAATAAGGATACAGATTTGGTAGATAACCCTATCACTTTTAAATTAAGCGATGGCGTAGAGATAGGAAGTATCTGGGGTATTGGTAATGCAACTATGACTCAATCTAATGGTGGAACTATCTCTATCACATCTAAACAATGGGGTGGTGATTCTACTATTGTCAAAGCTGGTAACTCTGCTAGTTTTAGCTTCTCACCTAGTGCTCCTATATTTAGTGTTGAAAGTTTTTCTATAGGAAATGGTGGTGGTAGTGATGAACCTGTTGATCCAGTAGATCCAGTAGATCCAGTAGATCCTCCAAGTGGAGACTACGAAAGCTATGTAGCAGGCACACAATACCAAAGTGGTGATATTGTCTATGCTGATGGTAAATTATTCAAGTGTAAAGCTGGTGTTGCAGACTGGTGTTCAGGACCTCAGTGGGCATACGCTCCTAATACAGGTCTTTATTGGGATATGGCTTGGGATTTATATGATCCTAGCAACCCTGATGAGCCTGTTGATCCTACAGACCCAGATGATCCAACTCCTAGTGAAGATAAGTTTGTGACAACTCAAGCTAAACTTGATGCACAAGAAGCTGAGCTAACAAGCGGTCCAGTTCTAAGTAAAGTAAAAGAATCTATTAAAACAAGAGATAATAGCGTGGTTGAAGCTGTAACTGCAGGTAATCCAAATAACCCTGAGAATGTTAAAAGAGTAGAAGGTATAGTATCTGCAGAAGATTGGGATTATATGTTCCCTAAACGTTCACCAGAATACACCTATGACAATTTCTTAAAAGCTGTAGCTAAGTTCCCTGCATTCTGTGGTACTTATACTGATGGTAGAGATTCTGATGATATTTGTCGTAAGTCTCTTGCTACTATGTTTGCTCACTTTACTCAAGAAACAGGTGGACATACTGCTCATTGGGATGTACCAGAATGGCGCCAAGCTCTAGTACATGTACGTGAGATGGGCTGGGATGAAGATATGCGAGGTGGTTATAATGGTGAATGTAACCCTGATGTATGGCAAGGTCAAACTTGGCCATGTGGTAAATTTGAAAATGGTGATTTCAAATCTTACTTTGGTCGTGGTGCTAAACAATTAAGCTATAACTATAATTATGGACCTTTCTCACAAGCTATGTTTGGTGATGTAAGAGTATTATTAGATAATCCAGAAATGGTTGCTGATACATGGTTAAATCTAGCATCTGCGGTATTCTTCTTTGTATATCCGCAGCCTCCAAAACCATCTATGCTTCATGTAATTGATGGTACTTGGCAGCCGAATGACTCTGATAAAGCAAATAATCTAACTCCTGGTTTTGGTGTGACTACGCAGATCATTAATGGCGGTGTTGAATGTGGTGGTAGTGTTGAAGTTGCACAATCTGTAAACCGTATAGATTACTATGGCAACTTTATGAACTATCTTGGTTTGAATATTCCAGATACTGAAGTTTTAGGCTGTAAAGGTATGAAACAATTTGATGAAAATGGTGCTGGTGCTACACAAATATATTGGGAGCAAAATTTTGACCATTATGCTGACAATCCAGGCGGGAAATCGTTCTCATGTAAACTTGTTGGCTATCAAACACCATACTCAGCGTTTACAGAAGGCGACTACACTAAGTGTGTAAAACATCACTTCCCTGATATAGTTATCAAAGAATAA
- a CDS encoding transposase yields MIYTTNWIESLNKEIRRTTKIRNSFPNLDSAMNLICACLINFEQKTYKYPVTAFCKVKDILDAKIDKL; encoded by the coding sequence GTGATTTATACTACTAATTGGATTGAAAGCTTAAATAAAGAGATTCGTAGAACTACTAAGATTAGAAATTCTTTTCCAAATCTAGATAGTGCGATGAATCTTATTTGTGCTTGTTTGATAAACTTCGAACAAAAAACCTATAAATATCCAGTAACTGCTTTTTGCAAAGTTAAGGATATTTTAGACGCAAAAATCGACAAGCTATAG